One genomic segment of Arthrobacter sp. JZ12 includes these proteins:
- the acs gene encoding acetate--CoA ligase — MGGTPVDLSTSTLTAPDAGAEGLETEAERVAFWEEAARRLHWTSEWHTAHTFEPARPGSDGELSVPRIEWFAGGTLNAAYNCVDRHVEAGLGDKPALFFEGEPGDRRTVTYRELQDEVSRAANALTALGIGKGDPVVIYLPVLVETVVITLACARIGAVHSLVFGGFSAEALRFRVEDTGAKLLVTTDGQYRRGTAVPVKENADAAVAGDNAIEHVLVIRRTGSDIAWTEGRDVWWHDAVGSASPVHEAQAFEAETPLFIMYTSGTTGKPKGLVHTTGGYLTQASWSFEYLFSDPDPAGRESDVHWCTADLAWVTAHTYEIYGPLSNGATQVIFEGTPNTPHPGRHFEIIERYRVTSYYTAPTLIRSLMGWFPDGVPESYDRSSIKVLGTVGEATNPEAWRWFRENIGSGTAPMVDTWWQSETGATVLSPRPTDASFKPGCASRALPGVSTRIVNDDGETVAPGEQGLIVVDRHGPAMARTVWGNPQRYLDSYWRKFADKGWFLAGDGAKYDDDGHTWILGRVDDVINVSGHRLSTIEIESALVSHPQVVEAGVCPVADKVTGHAIAAFVVVRGEDHPELAQQLRAHVAREIGPIAKPAAVVVVPDVPKTRSGKIMRRLLTQLYEGTPLGDTTSLQNEACVPRIAEVIAAGRRDT; from the coding sequence ATGGGCGGTACGCCGGTGGACCTGAGCACCTCCACGTTGACGGCGCCCGATGCAGGAGCTGAAGGGCTGGAAACTGAAGCTGAACGCGTGGCCTTCTGGGAGGAGGCCGCGCGTCGGCTGCATTGGACCAGCGAGTGGCACACGGCCCACACGTTCGAGCCGGCACGCCCGGGCTCCGACGGCGAACTGTCCGTGCCCCGGATCGAGTGGTTCGCGGGCGGAACCCTGAACGCCGCCTACAACTGCGTGGACCGTCACGTCGAGGCGGGTCTCGGTGACAAGCCGGCGCTGTTCTTCGAGGGCGAGCCCGGCGACCGCCGCACCGTCACCTACCGCGAACTCCAGGACGAGGTCTCCCGCGCCGCGAACGCGCTGACCGCCCTGGGTATCGGCAAGGGCGACCCGGTGGTCATCTACCTCCCCGTGCTGGTGGAGACGGTGGTCATCACCCTGGCGTGCGCCCGGATCGGCGCGGTGCACTCCCTGGTGTTCGGCGGCTTCTCAGCCGAAGCACTGCGTTTCCGCGTCGAGGACACCGGCGCCAAGCTGCTCGTGACTACGGACGGACAATACCGCCGCGGGACGGCCGTACCGGTCAAGGAGAATGCCGACGCAGCCGTCGCCGGGGACAACGCCATCGAGCACGTGCTGGTGATTCGCCGGACGGGCAGCGACATCGCGTGGACCGAGGGTCGCGATGTGTGGTGGCACGACGCCGTCGGCTCCGCCTCGCCCGTCCACGAGGCGCAGGCGTTCGAGGCCGAGACGCCGCTGTTCATCATGTACACCTCGGGCACCACCGGAAAACCCAAGGGCCTGGTGCACACCACCGGCGGCTACCTGACCCAGGCCTCCTGGAGCTTCGAGTACCTGTTCAGCGACCCTGATCCGGCCGGCCGCGAGAGCGACGTCCACTGGTGCACCGCCGACCTCGCCTGGGTCACCGCCCACACCTACGAAATCTACGGACCGCTCTCCAACGGTGCCACGCAGGTGATCTTCGAGGGCACACCGAACACTCCCCACCCGGGCCGGCACTTCGAAATCATCGAACGCTACCGCGTGACCAGCTACTACACGGCGCCCACCCTGATCCGCTCGCTCATGGGCTGGTTCCCTGACGGGGTCCCCGAGTCCTACGACCGCTCCTCCATCAAGGTCCTCGGCACCGTGGGAGAAGCGACCAATCCTGAGGCCTGGCGCTGGTTCCGGGAAAACATCGGCTCCGGCACCGCCCCCATGGTGGACACCTGGTGGCAGTCCGAGACCGGCGCCACCGTGCTCAGCCCCCGTCCCACGGACGCGTCCTTCAAGCCCGGCTGCGCTTCCCGCGCTCTGCCCGGCGTGAGCACCCGCATCGTGAACGACGACGGCGAGACCGTCGCGCCCGGCGAGCAGGGCCTTATCGTGGTGGACCGCCACGGTCCCGCCATGGCGCGCACCGTCTGGGGGAATCCTCAGCGGTACCTGGACTCCTACTGGCGCAAGTTCGCGGACAAGGGCTGGTTCCTTGCCGGTGACGGCGCCAAGTACGACGACGACGGCCACACCTGGATCCTGGGCCGCGTGGACGACGTCATCAACGTCTCCGGCCACCGGCTCTCGACGATCGAGATCGAGTCAGCGCTCGTCTCGCACCCGCAGGTGGTGGAGGCCGGAGTCTGCCCGGTGGCAGACAAGGTGACCGGGCACGCGATCGCGGCCTTCGTCGTCGTCCGCGGTGAGGACCACCCGGAACTGGCACAGCAGTTGCGTGCCCACGTGGCCCGCGAGATCGGGCCGATTGCCAAGCCGGCCGCCGTCGTCGTTGTTCCGGACGTGCCCAAAACGCGCTCCGGCAAGATCATGCGGCGGCTGCTGACCCAGCTGTACGAGGGCACGCCCCTCGGGGACACCACCAGCCTGCAGAACGAGGCGTGCGTGCCGCGCATCGCCGAGGTGATCGCGGCCGGCAGGCGCGATACTTGA
- a CDS encoding ABC transporter substrate-binding protein — protein sequence MKIGIPQRRLAASTMLAAISVATLAACSGGGGEADTEGQSITVQTSDTLPDRLAAFEEIVAAFESESGIQVEVVGVEEDQFNQVLTSGAAAGELPDVIGSIGLTQVRTLGANDLANTQAVQEVVDALGEDTFSPRALELNRDGDELLAVPSESWAQLLYYRTDLFEEAGLAAPETYEDMLAAAEALDSPDIAGFVGATAPGDAFTQQTIEHVALGNGCEMVSEEGEILFDSPECVAALEFYGNLIGNYSVSGAQDVDTVRANYFAGEAAMFIWSTFVLDEMAGLRDDALPTCPECADNPAFLAENTGVVPAILGPDGGEPAQFGQITNWTITAEANAEASKQFVEYMMSDGYVDYLAIAPEGKVPVRFGTADSPTEYSDAWQTLPAGVDRKEPLENFYSGEVLEALQTGVDDLRLWGIPQGQGDLAGAALGELPIADAVAEVTSGGADPEAAARQAAETLQSIQDSLQ from the coding sequence ATGAAGATCGGCATCCCCCAGCGCAGGCTCGCAGCATCGACAATGCTCGCAGCAATATCCGTGGCCACCCTGGCCGCTTGCTCCGGCGGAGGCGGTGAAGCGGACACTGAGGGACAGTCCATCACCGTTCAGACCAGCGATACCCTCCCCGACCGCCTGGCGGCATTCGAGGAGATCGTAGCGGCCTTCGAGAGCGAATCCGGCATCCAGGTCGAGGTTGTCGGCGTAGAGGAAGATCAGTTCAACCAGGTGCTTACGTCGGGAGCCGCCGCCGGCGAGCTGCCCGACGTCATCGGATCGATCGGGCTGACGCAGGTCCGCACACTCGGCGCCAATGACCTGGCTAACACCCAGGCTGTGCAGGAAGTGGTCGATGCACTCGGTGAAGACACCTTCTCTCCCCGGGCCCTTGAACTGAACCGCGATGGCGACGAACTCCTGGCCGTACCGAGCGAATCCTGGGCACAGCTCCTCTACTACCGTACGGATCTGTTCGAAGAGGCCGGGCTCGCAGCGCCGGAAACCTACGAGGACATGCTCGCGGCGGCGGAAGCACTCGATTCTCCGGACATTGCAGGCTTCGTAGGGGCCACCGCCCCCGGTGACGCCTTCACGCAGCAGACTATTGAGCACGTGGCCCTCGGAAACGGCTGTGAAATGGTCAGCGAGGAGGGCGAGATCCTCTTCGACAGCCCCGAGTGTGTCGCCGCCCTGGAGTTCTACGGCAACCTGATCGGAAACTACTCGGTATCAGGGGCCCAGGACGTGGACACGGTACGCGCGAACTACTTCGCCGGAGAAGCCGCCATGTTCATCTGGTCCACCTTCGTACTCGATGAGATGGCTGGGCTTCGCGACGACGCACTGCCCACCTGCCCGGAATGCGCCGACAACCCCGCGTTCCTCGCCGAGAACACCGGGGTTGTGCCCGCCATCCTCGGTCCCGACGGCGGTGAACCGGCGCAATTCGGCCAGATCACCAACTGGACCATCACAGCGGAAGCCAATGCCGAAGCATCCAAGCAGTTCGTCGAGTACATGATGAGCGACGGCTACGTCGACTACCTGGCTATTGCACCCGAAGGGAAGGTTCCTGTCCGCTTCGGCACCGCAGACAGCCCAACCGAATACTCCGACGCCTGGCAGACCCTCCCCGCGGGCGTTGACCGCAAGGAGCCGCTCGAGAACTTCTACTCCGGGGAGGTGCTCGAAGCCCTGCAGACCGGAGTGGACGACCTGCGCCTCTGGGGAATTCCACAGGGCCAGGGAGACCTCGCGGGTGCGGCGCTGGGCGAACTGCCCATCGCCGACGCCGTCGCCGAGGTAACCAGCGGCGGCGCAGACCCGGAGGCAGCAGCACGGCAGGCAGCCGAGACCCTGCAGTCCATCCAGGACTCGCTGCAGTGA
- a CDS encoding aliphatic sulfonate ABC transporter substrate-binding protein produces MNSTRLSFTRRAVLSAAVAATGTLALTGCLAGENAASTTEASGTTATELNIDFATYNPLSLVIKDQGWLEAELEDEGVTVNWVQSAGSNKANEALRAGAVDVGSTAGSAALLARSNGSPIKTIDIYSQPEWSAMVTVEGTGIESLEDLRGKSIAATKGTDPYFFLVQSLESAGIDPSEVTVQNLQHADGWAALNNGSVDAWAGLDPIMASAEQEGAELFFRNIDFNTYGFLNANEEFLEESPELAQTVVNAYEKARAWAKENPEETAQILAEVAGIDVELANAVIIERTNLDVDPAPGEAQRKVLEKVGPSFVETGDVSSQDKIDEALDSLFDDSFISNADPDAIKAS; encoded by the coding sequence ATGAACAGCACACGCTTGTCCTTCACCCGCCGCGCCGTCCTCTCGGCAGCAGTTGCCGCCACCGGCACCCTTGCCCTCACCGGCTGCCTCGCAGGCGAGAACGCAGCCTCCACCACCGAGGCATCCGGCACCACGGCGACCGAGCTCAACATCGACTTCGCCACCTACAACCCGCTCAGCCTGGTCATCAAGGATCAGGGCTGGCTGGAAGCCGAGCTCGAGGACGAGGGCGTCACCGTCAACTGGGTTCAGTCCGCGGGCTCCAACAAGGCCAACGAGGCCCTCCGCGCCGGCGCCGTCGACGTCGGATCCACCGCAGGTTCCGCTGCGCTCCTCGCCCGTTCCAACGGCTCGCCGATCAAGACGATCGACATCTACTCCCAGCCCGAGTGGTCCGCGATGGTCACCGTCGAGGGCACCGGCATCGAGAGCCTTGAGGACCTGCGTGGCAAGTCCATCGCGGCGACCAAGGGCACCGACCCCTACTTCTTCCTGGTGCAGTCGCTCGAGTCGGCAGGCATCGACCCCTCCGAGGTCACCGTGCAGAACCTGCAGCACGCTGACGGCTGGGCCGCCCTGAACAACGGTTCGGTCGACGCCTGGGCGGGCCTGGACCCGATCATGGCTTCCGCCGAGCAGGAGGGCGCCGAGCTCTTCTTCCGCAACATCGACTTCAACACCTACGGTTTCCTCAACGCCAACGAGGAGTTCCTGGAGGAGAGCCCCGAGCTCGCCCAGACCGTGGTGAACGCCTACGAGAAGGCGCGCGCCTGGGCCAAGGAAAACCCGGAGGAGACCGCCCAGATCCTCGCCGAGGTCGCCGGCATCGACGTGGAACTGGCCAACGCCGTCATCATCGAGCGCACCAACCTCGACGTCGACCCCGCGCCGGGCGAGGCGCAGCGCAAGGTCCTCGAGAAGGTCGGCCCGTCCTTCGTCGAGACCGGCGATGTCTCCTCGCAGGACAAGATCGACGAGGCACTCGACTCCCTCTTCGATGACTCGTTCATCTCCAACGCCGACCCGGACGCAATCAAGGCCTCCTGA
- a CDS encoding ABC transporter ATP-binding protein — protein sequence MGSARVGLPRLFDGDRGRVLVLLVAAGLGLACLAGGTAVLMTVLLGGDVHPVGVALAGGGLVAAAAGVGFLRSAERVLAERLGQSYIQQIRLGLLDSALASDRPPAPGITIARATNDLTSVRNWIALGIAPMMSGIPLILGSVCALMVLHPVLGAAAAVPLLLLTGALMLMARTAFARARVVRRKRGRLASLLADTIAAAPSVRVAGGRRREVRRIEKAGSAVVDASVHRAEVAGWIRGAAAAAGALTVAAVGLVGLWQQLPAATVAGALTIVGLLATPVADMGRAVEYRQNFRAARRILAPALAETGTTAAGAVRRQPPVSAPPKGTGVVSIASGSGDDVVVGLPLTARPGEVVEVRSTDPARVDALFSRIVGLSDPGALQVFVDGVELGSASFRAQRERVGYAVAGMALERGTIERAVRYRRPDLDPAEGEHALAQAGLGAAIGSLPKAERTELRRGGEPLSVSDKARLLVARAALGEPALLALNRIDAELDDDGRAMLRRLIENYPGVVLVSFARPEGPLLLRDGVGPVVWDLDELPCGLSGEGT from the coding sequence GTGGGTTCTGCACGGGTTGGTCTTCCACGCCTGTTCGACGGCGACCGCGGGCGCGTCCTGGTGCTGCTGGTTGCAGCGGGCCTGGGGCTTGCCTGCCTTGCCGGTGGAACTGCCGTCCTGATGACCGTACTGCTGGGTGGTGATGTTCATCCGGTGGGGGTGGCACTTGCTGGAGGTGGGCTGGTGGCCGCGGCGGCCGGCGTCGGCTTCCTTCGCTCCGCCGAGCGGGTGCTGGCCGAGCGTCTTGGCCAGAGCTACATCCAGCAGATCCGCTTGGGACTGCTCGACTCCGCGCTGGCCTCCGATCGCCCGCCGGCGCCCGGCATCACCATCGCGCGCGCAACGAACGACCTGACGAGTGTGCGCAACTGGATCGCGCTCGGCATTGCACCGATGATGTCCGGCATTCCGCTGATCCTCGGTTCGGTGTGCGCGCTCATGGTGCTGCACCCGGTCCTGGGGGCGGCCGCTGCGGTTCCGCTCCTACTCCTGACCGGTGCCCTGATGCTGATGGCCCGGACTGCGTTTGCCCGGGCGCGGGTGGTGCGCAGGAAGCGGGGCCGGCTGGCATCGCTCCTGGCCGACACGATCGCCGCCGCCCCCTCCGTCCGTGTGGCAGGCGGGCGCCGGCGCGAGGTGCGGCGCATCGAAAAGGCGGGGTCCGCCGTCGTCGATGCTTCCGTTCACCGGGCGGAAGTCGCCGGCTGGATCCGGGGTGCCGCCGCGGCAGCCGGAGCGCTGACGGTCGCCGCTGTCGGCCTTGTAGGTCTCTGGCAGCAGCTTCCCGCGGCAACAGTGGCGGGAGCGCTCACGATCGTCGGACTGCTGGCCACGCCGGTAGCGGACATGGGGCGCGCGGTCGAGTACCGCCAGAACTTCAGGGCGGCCCGCCGCATCCTGGCTCCGGCGCTCGCAGAAACCGGAACGACGGCGGCGGGTGCGGTGCGGAGGCAGCCGCCCGTGAGCGCGCCCCCCAAAGGGACGGGTGTCGTCTCGATCGCGTCCGGAAGTGGGGACGACGTCGTCGTCGGGCTTCCGCTGACGGCGCGGCCAGGCGAAGTGGTGGAGGTCCGCTCAACGGACCCGGCCAGAGTCGATGCGCTCTTCAGCCGGATTGTCGGCCTGAGCGATCCGGGTGCCCTGCAGGTGTTCGTCGACGGGGTGGAGCTTGGGTCAGCATCGTTCCGGGCGCAGCGGGAGCGCGTGGGCTATGCCGTGGCGGGCATGGCCTTGGAACGGGGGACGATCGAGCGTGCGGTGCGCTATCGCCGGCCGGACCTTGACCCCGCTGAGGGGGAGCATGCCTTGGCCCAGGCCGGTCTTGGTGCCGCGATCGGATCCCTGCCGAAGGCCGAGCGCACCGAGCTGCGGCGGGGCGGGGAGCCTTTGTCGGTATCGGACAAGGCGCGGCTCCTGGTGGCGCGCGCAGCGCTTGGTGAGCCCGCGCTGCTGGCCCTCAACCGGATCGACGCCGAGCTCGACGACGATGGCCGCGCCATGCTCCGCCGCCTGATCGAGAACTATCCCGGAGTGGTGCTGGTGTCCTTCGCCCGGCCCGAGGGCCCGCTGCTTCTGCGTGACGGGGTGGGACCGGTGGTGTGGGACCTCGATGAGCTTCCATGTGGCTTGAGCGGTGAGGGAACCTAA
- a CDS encoding sugar ABC transporter permease, which produces MTTSIRRANGAPTPGASEPRATRKLSPMARAEQRAGLFLISPTLVIVVVMVVLPIVWTILLAFQRIRLLNLRTAGIFGNYTISNFVEVFSSPGFLEALMTTLVYSVAGTGLAILFGLVAALALRKPFRGRTFVRAATLIPYVAPIVAVTFVWTTMLNPQFGIINVWGTQFLGWDDAVPFLSERQREVSFLGLTFPVPTALLTVIAFEAWRSFPFAFLFLTARLQAVPASLDEAARVDGATPTQRFRHILLPQLLPTIAVLSVLRFIWTFNSFDDIYLLTGGGAGTEVVAVRVYNFLTARGDIGAASAQALVLAAILAVLVGIYLKFFARKEEVG; this is translated from the coding sequence GTGACAACCAGCATCCGCAGGGCCAACGGGGCTCCGACGCCTGGCGCGTCGGAGCCCCGCGCCACGAGGAAGCTCTCACCGATGGCCCGGGCCGAGCAACGTGCCGGCCTCTTCCTGATTTCGCCCACGCTGGTCATCGTCGTGGTTATGGTTGTCCTGCCGATCGTCTGGACGATCCTGCTCGCCTTCCAGCGGATTCGCCTGCTGAACCTTCGAACGGCCGGGATTTTCGGCAATTACACGATCTCCAACTTCGTCGAAGTGTTTTCATCCCCGGGCTTCCTCGAAGCGTTGATGACAACACTGGTCTACTCAGTCGCGGGCACAGGTCTGGCAATCCTGTTCGGACTGGTTGCGGCGCTGGCCCTGCGAAAGCCCTTCCGCGGACGGACGTTTGTCCGCGCCGCGACCTTGATCCCCTACGTCGCGCCGATCGTGGCCGTCACGTTTGTGTGGACCACAATGCTCAACCCCCAGTTCGGCATCATCAATGTTTGGGGAACACAATTCCTCGGTTGGGATGACGCCGTTCCGTTCCTGAGCGAGCGACAACGGGAAGTTTCGTTCCTCGGCCTGACCTTTCCAGTGCCCACCGCACTGCTGACCGTCATTGCCTTCGAAGCGTGGCGGTCCTTTCCTTTCGCATTCCTGTTCCTGACCGCCCGCTTGCAGGCGGTTCCGGCCAGCCTGGATGAAGCCGCCCGCGTTGATGGTGCTACTCCCACCCAACGGTTCCGGCACATCCTCCTGCCCCAACTGCTGCCGACCATTGCCGTACTGTCCGTCCTGCGCTTCATCTGGACGTTCAATAGCTTCGACGACATCTACCTCCTCACCGGAGGCGGGGCCGGTACCGAGGTGGTGGCCGTCCGCGTCTACAACTTTCTTACCGCGCGCGGGGACATCGGCGCTGCTTCCGCGCAGGCCCTCGTCCTGGCCGCGATTCTCGCCGTCCTAGTGGGGATCTACCTGAAGTTTTTCGCGAGGAAAGAGGAGGTGGGGTGA
- a CDS encoding carbohydrate ABC transporter permease: MATEVEAQRRGAPASSKRPWSRDRIETLVLTWLRWIVIAVILLVTLFPFYYMLILSVRPLSSLLQDPGVIWITAAEFSADTYTSVLRSTSEGGQGFLVFMRNSALVALGTVLVTLLLAIPGSYAISRLQFFGRRKIGALFLAVYLFPSILLAIPLFVFFTRIGLRGELAGLLLVYVAQVVPVSIYMLRNYFETIPTSLEEAAAIDGAGRLAIMRRVSLPLAMPAIISNALYIFMIAWNEFLFALLFLVEARENWTVSLGLSQLAGSIEIPTTVLMAGSVILTLPIIIIFFAAERLLTEGLTAGAEKG; the protein is encoded by the coding sequence ATGGCAACCGAGGTTGAAGCGCAGCGCAGGGGCGCTCCGGCGTCGAGCAAGCGGCCGTGGTCGCGGGACAGGATCGAAACGCTGGTCCTCACGTGGCTGCGGTGGATCGTCATTGCGGTGATCCTGCTTGTGACCCTCTTTCCCTTCTACTACATGCTCATCCTGTCGGTCCGCCCGCTGTCGAGCCTCCTGCAGGATCCGGGCGTCATCTGGATTACCGCGGCGGAATTCAGCGCCGACACCTACACGTCAGTCCTGCGCTCGACCTCCGAAGGTGGGCAGGGCTTCCTGGTCTTCATGCGGAATAGTGCGCTGGTTGCCCTCGGGACGGTGCTCGTCACGCTGCTTCTGGCCATCCCCGGGTCCTACGCCATCAGCCGGTTGCAGTTCTTCGGACGACGAAAGATCGGCGCCCTCTTCCTGGCCGTCTACCTGTTTCCGAGCATCCTTCTGGCCATTCCGCTGTTCGTCTTCTTCACGCGGATCGGCCTCCGGGGTGAACTGGCCGGACTCCTTCTGGTCTATGTGGCGCAAGTGGTTCCCGTCAGCATCTACATGCTGCGCAACTACTTCGAAACCATACCCACAAGCCTGGAAGAAGCAGCAGCGATCGACGGCGCCGGCAGGCTCGCCATCATGCGCCGGGTCAGCCTGCCGCTGGCGATGCCCGCCATCATCTCGAACGCTCTCTACATCTTCATGATCGCCTGGAACGAGTTCCTGTTCGCCCTGCTCTTCCTCGTCGAGGCCCGTGAGAACTGGACGGTGTCGCTGGGGCTCTCCCAGCTGGCCGGAAGCATTGAGATTCCGACGACGGTGCTCATGGCCGGTTCCGTCATTCTGACCCTGCCGATCATCATCATTTTCTTTGCGGCTGAGCGGCTGCTGACCGAGGGGCTGACTGCGGGAGCCGAGAAGGGTTAG
- a CDS encoding ABC transporter permease, whose product MTQMGNPGNTGQSVYAISKEGLEATGHTVTTANDDGGAPAQPTEASVGLLGRRSVRLLLGLVVPALIVVAWQLNSVVGVFSAVQLPPPGDVVNAARELIERGELGIHIAISTQRVLIGFALGATLGLALGALLGLSRLADVLLAPTIGALRAVPSLAWVPLLILWMKIGEDSKVTLILIGAFFPVFTTLYLALRHVDRNLIEAARAFGLKGIRLLTTVQLPAVVPAIFSGLRLALAQAWLFLVAAELIASSLGLGFLLTDSTNNGRTDRIFLAIILLAVIGKTTDALLGVAEKWAVRRWT is encoded by the coding sequence ATGACGCAGATGGGGAACCCCGGAAACACCGGCCAGAGCGTCTACGCCATCAGCAAGGAAGGCCTTGAAGCTACCGGGCACACGGTGACAACAGCGAACGACGACGGCGGCGCACCCGCCCAGCCCACGGAGGCCTCCGTCGGGCTGCTTGGCCGGCGGTCGGTGCGGCTGCTGCTCGGGCTGGTGGTTCCCGCGCTGATCGTGGTCGCGTGGCAGCTGAACTCCGTCGTCGGAGTGTTCAGTGCTGTGCAGCTGCCGCCGCCCGGCGACGTCGTGAATGCCGCGCGTGAGCTCATCGAGCGCGGCGAACTGGGGATCCACATCGCCATCTCCACCCAGCGCGTGCTCATCGGCTTCGCGCTGGGTGCCACGCTGGGCCTCGCGCTGGGCGCGCTGCTCGGCCTGTCCCGCCTGGCCGATGTCCTGCTGGCGCCGACCATCGGCGCACTGCGGGCTGTTCCGTCCCTGGCGTGGGTTCCGCTGCTCATCCTGTGGATGAAGATCGGCGAGGACTCGAAGGTGACGCTGATTCTCATCGGCGCGTTCTTCCCCGTGTTCACCACCCTGTACCTGGCGCTGCGGCACGTGGACCGGAACCTGATCGAGGCGGCTCGGGCCTTCGGCCTGAAGGGAATCCGGCTGCTGACCACGGTGCAGCTGCCCGCCGTCGTTCCCGCGATCTTCTCGGGACTTCGCCTGGCGCTTGCCCAGGCGTGGCTGTTCCTGGTGGCCGCGGAACTGATCGCGTCGTCGCTGGGACTTGGCTTCCTGCTCACGGACTCGACCAACAACGGCCGTACGGACAGGATCTTCCTGGCGATCATCCTGCTCGCGGTGATCGGCAAGACCACCGATGCGCTGCTGGGCGTGGCGGAGAAATGGGCGGTACGCCGGTGGACCTGA
- a CDS encoding DUF1611 domain-containing protein, whose protein sequence is MGLITEAAELNVSTAVNVSTVSERLIALDPARLKRAKKAYTTRHFAAAVEAEPNGYFLRQGVPAVGDLVLAEVVELGSHTKLEGPHSRRQSMFVGDEIVVTYGNRYAPDQFLAEVPGDLRQCNLVAAGGVAGAVLEQHAAMKPATVIQPIGLVSTRDRVLNLRDLVPNEDAPSGGTGSPKVIAVPGTSMNSGKSTTVGCLVNGLAGSGLTVAAGKATGTGSGNDPRLFTDAGASHVLDFTDFGYPTTFRLDYDAIRTLLTRLIGRLSRPDVDVVVVEIADGVLQPETARLLSDPVFHASVDEVVFSAADALGATAGIQVLQQHGVKVAAVSGLVTASPLAAREASAVLDVPVINTRDLSRPDIAHGLFAGQDD, encoded by the coding sequence ATGGGTCTCATCACTGAAGCAGCAGAACTCAATGTCAGCACGGCAGTTAATGTCAGCACGGTCTCCGAACGGCTTATCGCCCTCGATCCCGCACGCCTGAAGCGGGCCAAGAAGGCCTACACAACGCGGCACTTCGCGGCGGCGGTCGAGGCCGAGCCGAACGGCTACTTCCTGCGCCAGGGGGTGCCGGCGGTCGGTGACCTGGTGCTCGCAGAGGTCGTTGAACTCGGCTCACATACCAAGCTGGAGGGCCCGCACTCCCGGCGCCAGTCGATGTTCGTCGGCGACGAGATCGTGGTGACCTACGGCAACCGGTACGCGCCGGACCAGTTCCTGGCAGAGGTGCCCGGGGACCTGCGTCAGTGCAACCTCGTTGCTGCCGGGGGTGTTGCCGGTGCCGTCCTTGAGCAGCACGCGGCGATGAAACCCGCGACCGTTATCCAGCCGATTGGGCTCGTGTCCACCCGCGACAGGGTACTGAACCTCCGGGACCTCGTGCCGAACGAGGACGCGCCGTCGGGCGGCACCGGGTCGCCGAAGGTGATCGCAGTGCCTGGAACCTCAATGAATTCGGGCAAATCCACCACCGTCGGCTGCCTGGTCAACGGTCTTGCCGGTTCCGGTCTGACGGTCGCCGCAGGCAAGGCCACCGGTACGGGCTCGGGCAACGATCCCCGGCTCTTCACCGACGCCGGTGCCTCCCACGTTCTGGACTTCACCGACTTCGGCTACCCCACAACCTTCCGCCTGGACTATGACGCGATCCGCACGCTCCTGACCCGGCTGATCGGCAGGCTCAGCCGTCCCGACGTCGATGTGGTGGTGGTCGAAATCGCCGACGGCGTCCTCCAGCCCGAGACTGCGCGGCTGCTTTCGGATCCGGTGTTCCACGCCTCGGTCGACGAGGTGGTCTTCTCAGCCGCTGACGCGCTCGGAGCTACCGCAGGAATCCAGGTGCTGCAGCAGCACGGCGTGAAGGTGGCAGCGGTGTCCGGCCTGGTGACCGCTTCCCCGTTGGCTGCCCGCGAGGCCAGTGCGGTCTTGGACGTGCCGGTGATCAACACACGCGACCTGTCCCGGCCCGACATCGCGCACGGGCTCTTCGCCGGGCAGGACGACTAG
- a CDS encoding ABC transporter ATP-binding protein: MAFSSLTRSFGTGSGEHVVLRDINLDVRAGEVLAIVGASGCGKSTLLRAAAGLDAPTSGAVLIDGTAVNGIDDRCAVAFQEPRLLPWLSLRANVAIGLPKGTGAAEGKAKVSELLGLVELSDFSEHRPREVSGGMAQRASLARALARNPKVLLLDEPFGALDALTRLKMQDLLLDIHRAQPTTVLLVTHDVDEALQLADRIIVLAKSSDPTRPGASIAEVLTVPGDRPRDRNSAELGRMRSSLLTELGVPGH; the protein is encoded by the coding sequence CTGGCCTTCTCCTCCCTGACCCGTTCCTTCGGCACGGGCAGCGGCGAACACGTTGTCCTACGCGACATCAACCTCGACGTGCGCGCAGGTGAGGTACTGGCGATTGTCGGCGCCAGCGGCTGCGGCAAGTCCACGTTGCTTCGCGCTGCTGCGGGTCTCGACGCCCCCACCAGCGGTGCCGTCCTCATCGACGGGACCGCGGTCAACGGCATCGACGACCGCTGCGCCGTCGCCTTTCAGGAACCCCGCCTGCTCCCCTGGCTTTCGCTGCGCGCCAACGTGGCAATCGGCCTCCCCAAGGGAACCGGCGCCGCCGAGGGCAAGGCAAAGGTCAGCGAACTCCTCGGGCTGGTGGAACTCTCCGACTTCTCCGAGCACCGGCCGCGCGAAGTCTCAGGCGGCATGGCGCAGCGGGCGTCGCTGGCCCGGGCGCTCGCCCGCAACCCCAAGGTGCTCCTGCTCGACGAGCCGTTCGGCGCCCTCGACGCCCTGACCCGCCTGAAGATGCAGGACCTCCTGCTGGACATCCACCGGGCACAGCCCACCACGGTCCTGCTCGTGACACACGATGTCGACGAAGCCCTCCAACTTGCCGACCGCATCATTGTGCTCGCCAAATCCAGCGATCCCACCCGCCCCGGCGCCTCCATCGCCGAAGTGCTCACGGTTCCCGGGGACCGCCCCCGCGACCGCAACTCCGCCGAGCTGGGCCGAATGCGCAGCTCGCTCCTCACCGAACTCGGTGTTCCCGGCCACTAG